One Apostichopus japonicus isolate 1M-3 chromosome 14, ASM3797524v1, whole genome shotgun sequence genomic window carries:
- the LOC139979720 gene encoding uncharacterized protein, protein MAEKIAENKKVRRNHKGQLTRTLTALKSTCRKEEVIADTIKELLQKAERQFDAIEEVHHEIVELLSDEEFEKEEKWMLECQEQFFEEKQKVLQKLKEIEKEEPTKKTTKAPGDTLTTSMDGFKLALELPKAEIPHYDGDPTKFWSFIKNFEVNVAEKLSSDEARLSYLIQLTGGKARSSIECCVLLGDKGYEKAIEILKIQFGQPHIILHALMDEMLNCRVSNNNSEALWKLISMMKKCQITLEQMGYESHLNNPENLLKIQKLLPYNMQRKWAGKAQDVMNKNVEPKFQDMVAFLEHEAAALNNVFGRSLREQTSRIKTFVTEIKGSEDSCQCCGEFHKLWNCEQFRKMDVNERWGVASEKKLCFKCFGKHQAKSCRRKMHCGIDGCSSDHNRLLHKTTFKVRRQNEQRGAATPSKFENNSNENTPKTMMARNKEVALRTVPVTIKYGDKVIKVNALLDDGSTQTYVNADLASELGVMGVKETITVEVINGKTEQFETMPVQLSVRSMDGKTTMKLNALTTNNVTGLMYATEWCKLKTKWHHLSDLPFQPVSERGTIDILIGSDYPELHMCIDERRGKRNEPIARLTPLGWTCIGQISRSDGNSYFARTYKCEVNNCDDLLKKFWEVENTGLQTKGSEYSLGEQEVVEKVADSLYRTTDGRYGVKIPWKDENVKKHNFNNYEMAFKRLQGLEKRLQKDPGLRAEYKGVINKYVEKGYITKVKEVEVHDETRSKNYLPHFPVVRTDKETTKVRIVFDASAKSEDQPSLNDMIDAGPKLHRELFDVLLRFRHYKVALICDISEMYMQIEIAKVDRSMLRFLWRDENHTGEPDVYEFKRLPFGVNVAPFIAQYVAQNNAEMYREEYPRAVETVLKSTYMDDSMDSVPHVEAGIELYEELVKLWEKAGMKAHKWVTNNQEVMERIPIESRAKEIKLNEEDLPSVKALGLSWKADEDVFTFIEPDVTNPEKKLTKRKVLSKIASVFDPLGFLSPVVIAGKVLMQKIWADGLQWDEVMEGELADEVIKWLEDLQNLRKISIQRCLCTNEGAVELHTFVDASEDAYASVVYVCSTNENGKTSRFVASKTKVAPLKSMSIPRLELMAAVLGVRLTMAITRALEMKMEEVHFWSDSMNVLYWIRNRSRLFKTFVANRVGEIQNSTNPNQWKYVQSKLNPADIASRGASVNELKSNLLWWEGPSFIKESEENWPKMKIEERKEKEQKRKPQIVAICNVNIVTDSDEWRLDPKRYSSWVKLIRVQAYAQRFLNNCRVPKEERQIGELTVNELRDTETTVIKVAQLDAFGEDIKSLSRRNQVPKNSSINNLNPVMDEDGLLRSSGRLSLNEAIPYDTRCPIILPRKHPVTRLIVKEHHEEGKHIAGTNHTLAVLSNKYWLIGGREEIREWENACNECKRGKPRGGQQIMAPLPKSRTNVDTLRAFDKVSVDFAGPFLTKQGRGKIKTKRYLCLFTCMKTRAVHLEMAFGLDTDSFINCLYRFTSRRGIPSEIRSDNGTNFVGARNEFIKLFDTIDKAKVERDTSKKGINWKWVLNPPLAPHFGGIHESMIKSAKRAIYAILENADITDEELFSAIVGAEGLINSRTITYQSANTKDDVPLTPNHFLHGQSGGRFAAEMIIDNTSFNPRKRWRRVQELVKHFWQRWLKEYLPTLSQRRKWKRVKRDLKINDVVIVLEKSNQRGNWPLGRVVEVFKGPDGHVRVVRLKTNKGEITRPITKLSRLEFTD, encoded by the coding sequence ATGGCAGAGAAAATAGCAGAGAATAAAAAAGTGAGGAGAAATCACAAAGGACAATTGACGAGGACCTTGACTGCGTTGAAATCAACTTGTCGCAAGGAGGAAGTGATAGCTGATACTATAAAGGAACTTTTGCAAAAAGCAGAAAGGCAATTTGATGCAATTGAAGAAGTTCATCATGAAATAGTGGAGTTGTTATCTGATGAGGAGTTTGAGAAAGAAGAGAAATGGATGTTGGAATGCCAAGAGCAATTTTTTgaggaaaaacaaaaagtgTTGCAGAAGTTAAAGGAGATTGAGAAGGAAGAGCCaactaagaaaacaacaaaGGCTCCTGGTGATACTCTTACCACAAGTATGGATGGGTTTAAGCTGGCACTGGAACTACCGAAAGCTGAAATACCGCACTACGATGGAGACCCTACAAAATTTTGGTCATTCATAAAGAATTTTGAGGTGAATGTTGCGGAGAAATTGAGTTCCGACGAGGCAAGACTCAGTTACTTGATCCAGCTAACAGGAGGTAAGGCTAGAAGTAGTATCGAATGTTGTGTGCTTCTCGGTGATAAGGGCTATGAAAAGGCAATAGAAATCCTTAAGATACAATTTGGCCAACCTCATATTATCTTGCATGCATTGATGGATGAGATGTTAAACTGCCGAGTGAGTAACAACAACTCGGAAGCTTTGTGGAAGCTAATATCAATGATGAAAAAGTGCCAAATTACATTAGAGCAGATGGGATATGAAAGTCATTTGAATAACCCAGAAAACTTACTGAAGATTCAAAAGTTATTGCCATATAACATGCAGAGAAAATGGGCAGGAAAAGCACAAGATGTAATGAACAAAAATGTTGAACCCAAATTTCAAGACATGGTGGCATTTTTAGAACACGAAGCAGCAGCACTGAATAATGTATTTGGGCGCTCCCTGAGAGAACAAACAAGCAGAATAAAAACATTTGTGACAGaaattaaagggagtgaagattCATGTCAATGTTGTGGGGAATTCCACAAATTGTGGAATTGTGAGCAATTCCGAAAAATGGATGTCAATGAACGGTGGGGAGTGGCGAGTGAGAAGAAATTATGCTTCAAATGTTTTGGTAAACATCAAGCCAAAAGTTGCAGAcgaaaaatgcattgtggtatTGATGGCTGCTCTAGCGACCATAATCGATTGCTTCACAAAACCACATTCAAAGTGAGACGACAAAATGAACAAAGAGGAGCAGCAACTCCATCTAAATTCGAGAATAATTCAAATGAGAATACTCCTAAAACCATGATGGCAAGAAATAAAGAAGTGGCACTGAGAACCGTGCCAGTTACCATAAAATACGGCGACAAGGTCATAAAGGTGAATGCACTGTTAGATGATGGTTCTACCCAGACATATGTCAATGCAGACCTAGCTAGTGAACTAGGCGTTATGGGAGTGAAGGAAACTATTACCGTAGAAGTGATCAACGGTAAAACTGAACAATTCGAAACAATGCCAGTACAGTTGAGTGTTCGATCTATGGATGGGAAAACCACTATGAAACTAAACGCCTTAACAACAAATAATGTTACAGGTTTGATGTATGCGACAGAGTGGTGCAAGTTAAAGACAAAGTGGCATCATTTGAGTGACCTTCCATTTCAACCTGTTAGTGAGAGAGGTACAATTGACATACTGATTGGTAGTGATTACCCTGAGCTACACATGTGCATTGATGAGAGAAGGGGAAAGAGAAATGAACCCATAGCACGTTTAACCCCGCTAGGGTGGACTTGCATTGGGCAAATCAGCCGCAGTGATGGTAACTCTTACTTTGCCAGGACATACAAATGCGAAGTAAATAATTGTGACGACTTATTAAAGAAGTTCTGGGAGGTTGAAAACACTGGACTTCAAACTAAGGGGTCTGAATATTCCCTGGGGGAGCAGGAAGTGGTAGAAAAGGTGGCTGATTCACTCTACAGAACCACTGATGGGAGATATGGCGTGAAAATACCTTGGAAAGACGAAAATGTGAAGAAACACAATTTCAACAATTATGAAATGGCCTTTAAACGGCTACAAGGTCTCGAGAAGAGGTTACAAAAAGACCCAGGTTTGAGGGCTGAATACAAGGGCGTGATTAACAAGTATGTTGAGAAAGGATATATCACAAAAGTCAAAGAGGTTGAAGTTCATGATGAAACCAGAAGCAAGAATTATTTGCCACATTTTCCAGTTGTGAGAACCGACAAAGAAACGACAAAAGTACGAATAGTTTTCGACGCCTCAGCCAAGAGTGAAGACCAACCATCCCTGAATGACATGATCGATGCCGGTCCAAAATTGCACCGAGAATTGTTTGATGTGCTTTTGCGGTTCCGTCATTACAAAGTTGCTCTGATATGTGACATATCAGAAATGTACATGCAGATTGAAATTGCAAAAGTCGACAGATCCATGTTACGATTTTTGTGGCGGGATGAAAATCACACTGGTGAACCAGACGTATACGAGTTCAAGAGATTACCTTTTGGAGTGAATGTTGCTCCATTTATTGCTCAGTATGTTGCTCAAAACAACGCTGAAATGTATAGGGAAGAATATCCAAGGGCTGTCGAGACGGTGCTCAAGTCTACCTATATGGACGACAGTATGGACTCTGTTCCACACGTTGAGGCGGGAATTGAGTTGTATGAGGAGCTAGTGAAATTGTGGGAAAAAGCAGGGATGAAAGCTCATAAATGGGTAACTAATAACCAGGAAGTTATGGAAAGAATACCTATCGAAAGCAGAGCAaaggaaatcaaattaaatgaGGAAGACCTACCATCAGTGAAGGCACTAGGTCTAAGTTGGAAAGCAGATGAAGATGTCTTTACCTTCATTGAACCTGACGTGACAAACCCAGAGAAGAAGCTAACAAAAAGGAAAGTTTTGAGTAAAATAGCCTCTGTTTTTGATCCACTGGGATTTCTATCTCCGGTGGTGATAGCAGGAAAAGTGCTAATGCAGAAAATATGGGCAGATGGCCTACAGTGGGACGAGGTCATGGAAGGGGAGTTGGCGGATGAGGTCATCAAATGGTTAGAAGATCtgcaaaatttgagaaaaatttcAATACAGAGATGTCTATGTACAAATGAAGGGGCAGTCGAGCTTCACACATTTGTAGATGCTTCAGAGGATGCATATGCATCTGTGGTGTATGTGTGCTCTACTAACGAAAATGGAAAAACATCAAGATTTGTTGCCTCAAAGACAAAGGTTGCCCCATTGAAATCAATGAGTATTCCAAGACTGGAGCTGATGGCAGCCGTTCTGGGAGTAAGATTAACCATGGCAATCACAAGAGCCCTAGAAATGAAGATGGAAGAAGTTCACTTTTGGAGTGACAGTATGAATGTATTATACTGGATAAGAAACAGAAGCAGACTGTTCAAAACCTTTGTGGCTAACCGAGTTGGAGAGATTCAAAATTCAACGAACCCTAATCAATGGAAATATGTTCAGTCAAAATTGAATCCAGCAGACATTGCGTCAAGAGGGGCAAGCGTCAACGAGCTAAAGTCAAATCTATTGTGGTGGGAAGGTCCATCCTTTATAAAAGAGAGTGAAGAAAACTGGCCCAAAATGAAGATAGAAGAACgaaaagaaaaggaacaaaAGAGAAAGCCACAAATAGTTGCAATATGTAATGTAAACATTGTAACCGACAGTGACGAATGGCGTCTTGATCCCAAGAGATATTCCAGTTGGGTAAAATTGATCAGAGTGCAAGCATATGCCCAACGATTCTTAAACAACTGCAGAGTGCCAAAAGAGGAACGACAAATTGGAGAGCTAACAGTAAATGAATTGAGAGATACAGAGACCACAGTAATCAAAGTGGCTCAACTAGATGCCTTTGGGGAAGATATTAAATCATTGAGTCGGAGAAATCAAGTGCCAAAGAACAGTTCCATAAATAATTTGAATCCTGTCATGGATGAAGATGGATTATTAAGATCCTCAGGGAGATTGAGCCTCAATGAAGCAATCCCCTATGATACCAGATGTCCTATAATTTTACCTCGAAAACATCCTGTGACACGATTGATAGTTAAGGAACACCATGAGGAGGGAAAACACATAGCTGGGACAAACCATACCCTGGCAGTGTTGTCAAATAAATACTGGCTAATTGGTGGCAGAGAGGAAATAAGAGAATGGGAGAATGCATGTAATGAATGCAAAAGAGGCAAACCAAGAGGAGGACAGCAAATAATGGCACCACTACCGAAAAGTCGCACCAATGTAGATACCTTGCGAGCCTTTGATAAAGTGTCAGTGGATTTTGCTGGTCCCTTTCTAACCAAACAAGGAAGAGGAAAAATCAAGACAAAAAGATATCTATGTCTTTTTACGTGTATGAAGACAAGAGCCGTACACTTGGAGATGGCCTTCGGGCTTGATACTGATTCATTTATAAATTGCCTGTACCGGTTCACCAGCCGAAGAGGAATTCCATCGGAGATACGTTCCGACAACGGCACAAACTTTGTCGGGGCTCGAAATGAATTCATCAAATTATTTGATACGATCGACAAGGCCAAAGTGGAGAGAGATACTTctaaaaaaggaataaattggAAGTGGGTACTAAATCCACCATTGGCACCCCACTTTGGAGGAATTCATGAGAGCATGATTAAATCGGCTAAACGAGCCATATATGCTATTTTAGAGAACGCAGATATAACGGACGAGGAACTATTTTCGGCGATTGTGGGTGCAGAGGGTCTGATAAATTCAAGAACAATAACATATCAATCGGCCAATACAAAAGATGATGTCCCGTTAACACCGAACCACTTTCTGCACGGTCAAAGCGGGGGAAGATTTGCTGCAGAAATGATAATTGATAACACAAGTTTTAATCCTCGGAAGAGATGGAGAAGGGTACAAGAGCTGGTAAAACATTTTTGGCAGAGATGGTTGAAAGAATATTTGCCAACTTTAAGCCAAAGACGTAAGTGGAAAAGAGTGAAACgagatttgaaaataaatgacGTGGTAATCGTTTTGGAGAAATCTAACCAGCGAGGAAATTGGCCATTGGGAAGAGTGGTAGAGGTTTTCAAAGGTCCAGACGGACATGTGCGAGTAGTGAGATTAAAGACAAACAAAGGAGAGATCACGCGACCAATAACGAAATTGAGTCGGTTAGAATTTACTGATTga